The following are from one region of the Nostoc cf. commune SO-36 genome:
- a CDS encoding DUF975 domain-containing protein gives MSENFGSPSPIQPLSVGNVVSAAVRLYRSHLKEYFLLALKAYVWVLLPVYGWAKFYALSALISRLAFGELVNQPESISSGERFVNSRLWQFLVTMLLMLLIGIGIGLGFLVLFVLFGFFSAFVGLGLQGNLATSILIVILTIVLSIGAIVAVLWLLTRFFLVDVPLAIEDNVDGISTISRGWELTQGHVWRILFISFVGFLITIPAQIVLQIISAVIQGIFLPLINENSTIFRPIFLVLILGLSFSTGAIILPFWQAIKAVIYYDMRSRREGLGLKLRDREI, from the coding sequence ATGTCTGAAAATTTTGGATCTCCCAGTCCCATACAACCACTGAGTGTAGGAAATGTTGTCAGTGCTGCGGTGCGATTGTATCGTTCTCATCTGAAGGAATATTTTTTATTGGCGCTGAAAGCTTACGTATGGGTACTGCTTCCAGTTTATGGATGGGCTAAGTTTTATGCTCTTTCAGCGCTGATTTCTCGTTTGGCCTTTGGCGAGTTGGTCAATCAACCCGAAAGTATTTCGTCAGGTGAACGTTTTGTCAATTCTCGATTGTGGCAGTTTTTAGTCACAATGCTGTTAATGTTGCTGATTGGTATAGGGATTGGCTTAGGTTTTCTAGTTTTATTTGTCTTGTTTGGTTTTTTCTCAGCGTTCGTAGGGTTAGGACTACAAGGAAATCTAGCTACTTCTATTCTCATTGTTATCCTCACGATTGTGCTGAGTATTGGGGCAATTGTGGCAGTTTTATGGCTGCTTACACGATTTTTTTTAGTAGATGTGCCCCTTGCTATTGAAGATAATGTTGATGGTATATCAACTATTAGCCGTGGCTGGGAATTAACTCAAGGTCATGTATGGCGGATTCTGTTTATCTCATTTGTGGGCTTTTTAATCACAATACCTGCTCAAATTGTTCTCCAGATTATTTCTGCTGTGATTCAGGGAATTTTCTTACCCTTGATAAACGAAAATTCTACTATTTTTAGGCCAATTTTTCTTGTGCTGATCCTCGGATTAAGTTTTAGTACTGGCGCAATAATTTTGCCATTTTGGCAAGCAATTAAAGCTGTTATTTACTATGACATGCGGAGTCGTCGTGAAGGGTTAGGCTTGAAGTTACGCGATCGCGAAATTTAA